A region from the Beduinella massiliensis genome encodes:
- a CDS encoding DAK2 domain-containing protein has protein sequence MSQETIDGLLFKEMVLAGASLLERNREAIDALNVFPVPDGDTGTNMSLTMKSMVKELSALDEANAAKVAEAASKGALKGARGNSGVILSQIFRGFARGLDGAAIITPVLFAQALKSGADTAYKAIMKPKEGTILTVIRVIAEEALRQVRKNPDDMHALMDVVVQSGEAILKKTPDMLPALKQAGVVDSGGQGLLTVFTGYKATLNGEHIDDTNMEVGEAATLDFEDDHDALEEITFKYCTEFIIQDMPETITENDINTFRRRLARIGDCVVVVGDFSLVKVHVHTNEPGKALQYACAMGDLINLKIDNMAEERKERQARQARETKQEQPQSDYGMVAVSLGEGFSQIFKDLSVDHIVEGGQTMNPSIEDILGAVDAVNAKTVFVLPNNSNVILAATQAAELSDKNVIVIPTKNVAMGIGAVVAFQPDLDPDGNAANMTEAANRVKTGQITFAVRDSTFEGKEIREGDIIGIYNGKIQVVGSDVHDVALELMKILVTDEDELITVYYGEDTKEEDAQALTDEIAGMYGERDVEIQYGGQPLYYYLFSAE, from the coding sequence TTGTCACAGGAAACCATCGATGGTTTGTTGTTCAAAGAAATGGTTTTGGCCGGCGCCAGCCTGCTGGAGCGCAACCGTGAGGCGATCGACGCGCTGAACGTGTTTCCCGTTCCGGACGGCGACACCGGCACAAACATGTCCTTGACGATGAAGTCCATGGTCAAAGAACTTTCGGCCCTGGACGAGGCGAACGCGGCAAAAGTAGCCGAGGCCGCGTCAAAGGGTGCGCTGAAGGGCGCCCGCGGCAATTCGGGCGTCATTTTATCGCAAATTTTCAGAGGCTTTGCGCGCGGCCTGGACGGCGCGGCGATCATCACGCCGGTGCTGTTCGCGCAGGCGCTCAAGAGCGGTGCGGATACGGCCTACAAGGCCATCATGAAGCCCAAGGAAGGAACGATTCTCACGGTCATCCGCGTCATCGCGGAGGAGGCGCTGCGTCAGGTTCGCAAGAATCCGGACGATATGCACGCGCTGATGGACGTTGTCGTTCAGAGCGGCGAGGCCATCCTGAAGAAGACGCCGGACATGCTGCCCGCGCTCAAGCAGGCGGGGGTCGTCGATTCCGGCGGACAGGGCCTGCTCACGGTCTTCACAGGCTATAAGGCGACCCTGAACGGCGAGCATATCGACGATACGAACATGGAAGTCGGAGAGGCTGCGACGCTTGACTTTGAGGACGACCACGACGCGCTTGAAGAAATCACGTTCAAGTATTGCACGGAGTTCATCATTCAGGATATGCCGGAAACCATTACGGAAAACGACATCAACACCTTCCGCCGCCGCCTGGCACGCATCGGCGACTGCGTGGTCGTCGTGGGCGACTTCTCGCTGGTCAAGGTGCACGTGCACACAAACGAACCGGGCAAGGCGCTGCAGTACGCCTGCGCCATGGGCGATCTCATCAACCTGAAAATCGATAACATGGCGGAGGAACGCAAGGAACGCCAGGCACGTCAGGCGCGCGAAACGAAGCAGGAGCAGCCGCAAAGCGATTACGGCATGGTCGCCGTCTCGCTCGGCGAGGGCTTCTCGCAGATTTTCAAGGATCTTTCGGTAGACCATATCGTCGAGGGCGGTCAGACGATGAATCCGAGCATCGAGGACATCCTGGGTGCGGTAGATGCCGTGAACGCCAAGACGGTTTTTGTGCTGCCCAACAACTCCAACGTCATTCTGGCAGCGACGCAGGCGGCCGAACTGTCCGATAAAAACGTCATCGTCATCCCGACCAAGAACGTTGCGATGGGCATCGGCGCGGTCGTCGCTTTCCAGCCGGATCTGGATCCGGACGGAAACGCGGCGAACATGACGGAGGCAGCCAATCGCGTGAAGACGGGGCAGATTACGTTCGCCGTGCGCGATTCCACCTTTGAGGGCAAGGAAATCAGGGAAGGCGACATCATCGGCATTTACAATGGAAAGATTCAGGTCGTGGGCAGCGACGTACACGACGTAGCGCTGGAACTTATGAAGATTCTGGTGACCGACGAGGACGAGTTGATCACGGTCTATTACGGCGAAGATACCAAGGAGGAAGACGCGCAGGCGCTGACGGACGAAATCGCCGGGATGTACGGCGAGCGCGACGTGGAGATTCAATACGGCGGTCAGCCCCTGTATTACTACCTCTTTTCGGCTGAGTAA
- a CDS encoding Asp23/Gls24 family envelope stress response protein produces the protein MECKIKNDLGTISISEDVMLKVAGYAALECYGIVAMSSKRAKDGFVEWLGRENLTKGVQIRVEENVIDVDLFIIVEYGISIAEVCNAITETVRYKMESMTGAKVRCINITVEGIRV, from the coding sequence ATGGAATGTAAGATCAAAAATGATCTGGGTACAATTTCTATCAGCGAGGATGTCATGCTGAAGGTGGCGGGCTATGCCGCGCTGGAATGCTACGGCATCGTAGCGATGTCATCAAAGCGTGCCAAAGATGGGTTCGTGGAATGGCTTGGGCGCGAAAACCTGACGAAGGGCGTGCAGATTCGCGTCGAGGAAAATGTCATCGACGTAGACCTGTTCATCATCGTGGAGTACGGCATTTCGATCGCGGAGGTCTGCAACGCGATCACGGAGACCGTGCGCTACAAGATGGAAAGCATGACCGGCGCCAAGGTGCGGTGCATCAATATCACGGTTGAAGGCATTCGCGTCTGA
- the rpmB gene encoding 50S ribosomal protein L28, with amino-acid sequence MGKFCEVCAKGVMSGNNVSHSNRKTRRSWAPNTQRVRVVVDGSVCHMNVCTRCLRSGKVQRAL; translated from the coding sequence ATGGGAAAGTTTTGTGAGGTTTGCGCCAAGGGCGTCATGTCCGGCAACAACGTCAGCCACTCCAATCGCAAGACCCGTCGTAGCTGGGCGCCGAACACGCAGCGCGTCCGCGTAGTGGTCGATGGAAGCGTTTGCCACATGAACGTGTGCACGCGTTGCCTGCGCAGCGGCAAAGTCCAGCGCGCGCTGTAA
- a CDS encoding thiamine diphosphokinase codes for MNALIVLGGQKPSSGLLQELAKRASLVLCADSGLEAALEGGIRPDAVIGDMDSVSDHLLNRYASENGKVLRLPREKDDTDGVAVLDYAIGLGVKQITLTGALGGRLDHALANCMLLVRAANRGLSACIEEDGQHIELLRGCRKIEGHSGQTFSLLSLGAAHVASLEGAHYPLCDYAMRSDYPIGISNLFETSCIRVEVDAGDVLFFQIK; via the coding sequence ATGAATGCGCTGATCGTACTCGGCGGCCAAAAACCCTCTTCAGGCCTTTTGCAGGAGCTGGCGAAGAGGGCGTCGCTCGTCTTATGCGCTGATTCCGGCCTGGAGGCGGCGCTTGAGGGCGGCATACGTCCGGACGCGGTCATCGGGGATATGGACAGCGTATCGGATCATCTGCTGAACCGCTATGCTTCCGAAAACGGAAAGGTGTTGCGGCTTCCCCGCGAGAAGGACGATACGGACGGCGTAGCCGTGCTCGATTACGCGATCGGGCTCGGCGTAAAGCAAATTACGCTGACTGGAGCGCTGGGCGGAAGGCTCGATCACGCGCTGGCCAACTGCATGCTGCTCGTGCGTGCCGCAAACCGCGGTCTCTCTGCCTGTATCGAAGAAGACGGTCAGCATATCGAATTGCTTCGCGGCTGCCGTAAGATCGAGGGGCACAGCGGCCAGACCTTTTCGCTGCTTTCCTTAGGGGCGGCGCACGTAGCTTCGCTGGAAGGCGCGCATTATCCGCTCTGCGACTACGCGATGAGGAGCGACTATCCGATCGGCATCAGCAATCTGTTTGAGACATCCTGCATCCGGGTCGAGGTGGACGCAGGCGACGTACTTTTCTTTCAGATCAAGTAA
- the rpe gene encoding ribulose-phosphate 3-epimerase, with amino-acid sequence MIRFSPSILACDYMNMGKDIDRMEQAGADWLHLDIMDGLFVPNISFGPAVVSAVDMQSNLPLDVHLMIVDPDRYIDAFAKAGADYLTVHAEAVKDLSQTLDSIHAAGMKAGVSLKPATEPSVLEGCLSKIDLVLVMTVEPGFGGQKLMPEMLNKVSVVERMLRGAGSGALIEVDGGVTMDNAMQAVQAGAEVLVMGTALFNSANPGNIMSMLRAASEGAEK; translated from the coding sequence ATGATTAGGTTTTCGCCATCTATTTTAGCCTGCGATTACATGAACATGGGCAAGGATATCGACCGGATGGAACAGGCGGGCGCCGACTGGCTGCACCTGGACATCATGGACGGCCTGTTTGTGCCCAACATCAGCTTTGGCCCTGCGGTTGTTTCCGCGGTGGACATGCAGAGCAATCTCCCGCTGGATGTCCACCTCATGATCGTCGACCCGGATCGTTACATCGACGCCTTCGCCAAGGCGGGCGCCGACTATCTGACGGTTCATGCGGAGGCGGTGAAGGATTTGAGCCAAACCCTAGACAGCATCCACGCAGCCGGCATGAAGGCGGGTGTCTCGCTGAAGCCCGCTACCGAACCTTCTGTACTGGAGGGATGCCTCTCAAAGATAGACCTCGTGCTCGTCATGACGGTGGAACCGGGGTTTGGCGGGCAAAAGCTCATGCCGGAAATGCTGAACAAGGTCAGCGTGGTCGAGCGAATGCTGCGCGGAGCGGGAAGCGGTGCGTTGATCGAGGTAGACGGCGGCGTCACGATGGACAACGCCATGCAGGCGGTGCAGGCGGGTGCGGAGGTTCTGGTGATGGGCACGGCACTGTTTAACAGCGCGAATCCGGGCAATATCATGTCGATGCTTCGCGCCGCGAGCGAGGGCGCAGAAAAATGA
- the rsgA gene encoding ribosome small subunit-dependent GTPase A, whose protein sequence is MTGRIVRGIGGLYTVREDESETEFVLRARGKLRRQHMTPMVGDRVAFSPGSGEEHGWLEEILPRATCCVRPPVANVDVLALVVAPVPQPDLLLIDRMIVCARRVGIQPLLCVNKCDLEADLDEACRAAYERAQVPVFTVSAHERRGLDALKAYLAGKTVCFAGQSAVGKSSLLNALLNLSLPTGDVSRKTERGRHTTRHAELIFAEGFRVMDTPGFSLLGFEEGFEPEELLAYYPEFEPYEGKCRFAPCLHDREPGCAVREAMQQEKISTERWARYCVLLGELRELWRNRYD, encoded by the coding sequence ATGACGGGACGCATTGTCCGCGGAATCGGCGGCCTGTATACGGTCCGGGAGGACGAAAGCGAAACGGAATTTGTGCTGAGGGCGCGTGGAAAGCTGCGCAGGCAGCATATGACGCCGATGGTGGGCGACCGGGTGGCGTTCAGCCCCGGCAGCGGCGAGGAGCACGGCTGGCTGGAGGAAATCCTGCCGCGGGCGACCTGCTGCGTGCGGCCGCCCGTCGCCAACGTCGACGTTCTGGCGCTGGTGGTCGCGCCAGTGCCGCAGCCGGACCTTTTGCTCATCGATCGAATGATCGTCTGTGCGCGCCGCGTCGGCATTCAGCCGTTGCTTTGCGTGAATAAGTGCGATCTGGAGGCCGATCTCGACGAGGCCTGTCGTGCGGCTTATGAGCGCGCGCAGGTTCCCGTCTTTACCGTGAGCGCGCATGAAAGACGGGGGCTTGACGCGCTGAAAGCTTATCTGGCGGGGAAGACCGTGTGCTTCGCGGGGCAGTCGGCCGTGGGGAAGAGCTCGCTGCTGAACGCGCTGTTGAACCTGTCGCTTCCCACGGGAGATGTGAGCCGCAAGACAGAGCGCGGGCGGCACACGACACGACACGCGGAGCTTATCTTTGCAGAGGGCTTTCGGGTGATGGATACGCCGGGTTTCAGCCTTCTCGGATTCGAAGAGGGCTTTGAGCCGGAAGAGCTTTTGGCGTATTACCCGGAATTTGAGCCGTACGAAGGAAAATGCCGCTTTGCGCCCTGTCTGCACGACCGCGAGCCCGGATGCGCCGTGCGCGAGGCGATGCAGCAGGAAAAAATATCGACGGAACGCTGGGCACGGTACTGCGTGCTGCTCGGCGAATTGCGCGAACTGTGGAGGAATCGGTATGATTAG
- the pknB gene encoding Stk1 family PASTA domain-containing Ser/Thr kinase — MIGCVLAGRYRIDSLIGKGGMAIVYRAEDLRTHRVVAVKVLREEYSSDEEFLRRFDREAEVYAKTSSHPNIVNMLDLGSDGDTHFLVMEYVSGKTLKELIKEHGKLRPEWAVHLTLQILAALGHAHEQHVIHRDIKPQNMMLDEDGRIKVGDFGIAKMTDSATMTIADGNVMGSVHYFSPEQAKGLPVSETSDLYSVGVMLYEMLTGHVPFEGDTPVSVAMKHLTELPKPVSQEANVSPALEQVLNKALCKQADQRYQSADAMARDLRRAMRHPEGGFVNMRPASEPGAQTRRHRQMQRQIRQGLRKRKALTITLTCLLSLTLLSGLAYTGVMIYDRTVRHVTMPDLMGLDEETAVKMLDRAGVTPVVSRRYSENPVGIVLEQTPGSGESMLRGDAVYITVSNGTNTLTVPDLFGLTAEDAEYAVGQAGLTLGDVTVEISEAMAGTVFSQEPPAGKVVDKDAVVDLRVSGGLVIIPDLSGKRLEESEAELQNLGLPRGNVTTQPVDNAKQDGVVLSQNPSKFERVFPDTEVDLIVGQLDKRKYSATVAITVTVPSNGAHVRVALVEPGGTERDQYAAMLTQAGENAFSITLRSEYSGRMAYRLYIDDQFVSETEVTLQ, encoded by the coding sequence ATGATCGGCTGCGTGCTGGCCGGACGCTATCGGATCGACTCCCTCATCGGAAAAGGCGGCATGGCGATCGTATACCGAGCGGAGGACCTGCGAACCCACCGCGTCGTGGCGGTCAAGGTGCTGCGCGAGGAATACAGCAGCGACGAGGAGTTCCTGCGGCGTTTCGACCGCGAGGCGGAGGTCTACGCGAAGACGTCCTCGCACCCGAATATCGTCAACATGCTGGATCTCGGCTCCGATGGAGATACGCATTTTCTCGTCATGGAGTACGTGAGCGGAAAGACGCTCAAGGAACTCATCAAGGAACACGGCAAGCTGCGGCCCGAGTGGGCGGTTCACCTGACGCTGCAAATTCTGGCGGCGCTCGGGCACGCGCACGAGCAGCACGTCATCCACCGGGACATCAAGCCGCAGAACATGATGCTAGACGAGGACGGACGCATCAAGGTGGGCGATTTCGGCATCGCCAAGATGACCGATTCCGCGACGATGACCATCGCAGACGGGAACGTGATGGGCTCTGTCCACTATTTTTCGCCCGAACAGGCGAAGGGCCTGCCCGTTTCGGAGACGAGCGACCTGTATTCCGTCGGGGTGATGCTCTACGAAATGCTGACGGGCCATGTGCCCTTTGAAGGCGATACGCCGGTCAGTGTCGCGATGAAGCACCTGACGGAGCTTCCTAAGCCCGTCTCGCAGGAGGCGAATGTCTCCCCGGCGCTGGAGCAGGTGCTGAACAAGGCATTGTGCAAACAGGCGGATCAGCGCTACCAGTCGGCGGACGCGATGGCGAGGGATCTGCGGCGGGCGATGCGCCACCCGGAGGGGGGGTTTGTCAACATGCGCCCGGCGTCGGAACCCGGGGCACAGACGCGCCGTCATCGCCAGATGCAGCGTCAGATTCGACAGGGTCTGCGCAAGCGCAAGGCGCTGACCATCACGCTTACCTGTCTGTTGAGCCTGACGCTGCTCTCCGGACTTGCCTACACGGGGGTTATGATCTACGATAGAACCGTTCGCCACGTCACGATGCCGGATTTGATGGGCCTGGATGAGGAAACCGCAGTCAAAATGCTCGACCGCGCCGGCGTGACGCCGGTCGTATCCCGCAGATACAGCGAAAACCCGGTGGGGATTGTACTGGAACAGACGCCCGGAAGCGGTGAAAGCATGCTGCGGGGAGACGCCGTTTATATCACGGTCAGCAACGGAACCAATACGCTGACGGTACCTGACCTTTTCGGCCTGACGGCGGAGGATGCGGAGTATGCGGTCGGCCAGGCGGGGCTGACGCTCGGCGACGTCACGGTAGAGATATCCGAGGCCATGGCGGGCACGGTCTTTTCGCAGGAGCCGCCCGCAGGGAAGGTTGTGGACAAGGATGCCGTGGTCGATCTGCGCGTCAGCGGCGGCCTGGTCATCATCCCCGATCTTTCCGGCAAGCGGTTGGAGGAGAGCGAGGCGGAGCTGCAAAACCTCGGCCTGCCTCGCGGCAACGTCACGACGCAGCCGGTGGACAATGCGAAACAGGACGGCGTGGTGCTCTCCCAGAATCCGAGCAAATTCGAGCGCGTGTTCCCGGATACGGAGGTCGACCTGATCGTGGGTCAGCTCGACAAGCGGAAATACAGCGCCACGGTCGCAATCACCGTGACGGTGCCCTCAAACGGCGCACATGTACGCGTGGCGCTGGTTGAACCCGGCGGCACGGAGCGGGATCAGTACGCGGCCATGCTGACGCAGGCCGGTGAGAACGCTTTTTCCATCACGCTTCGCAGCGAGTATTCCGGACGCATGGCATATCGCCTGTACATCGACGATCAGTTCGTCAGCGAGACGGAGGTCACATTGCAATGA
- a CDS encoding Stp1/IreP family PP2C-type Ser/Thr phosphatase, with protein sequence MKSIVRSDVGRVRKQNEDTAYVGAAQSLLAVADGMGGHKAGEVASYMAIDTLKQRLRTHKPDLKLMRLAFEEANRRIADVSKGEENCHGMGTTMTALWKTNASMLLAHVGDSRAYLLRDGILHQVTDDHSVVAELMRSGLLTPEEARKHPYRNVITRALGSAPSVEVDLREHERHKGDIWLLCTDGLSNMLSDQKMQEILSTLPPDQAADELLHLALEAGGTDNITFILALDDEEVNA encoded by the coding sequence GTGAAATCCATCGTAAGAAGCGACGTGGGACGCGTGCGCAAGCAGAATGAGGATACGGCCTATGTGGGGGCCGCGCAATCGCTGCTGGCCGTCGCCGACGGCATGGGCGGCCATAAAGCGGGCGAAGTGGCCAGCTACATGGCGATCGATACCCTGAAACAGCGCCTCCGGACGCACAAACCGGACCTCAAGCTGATGCGGCTTGCATTTGAAGAGGCGAACCGGCGCATTGCGGACGTGTCGAAAGGCGAGGAAAACTGCCACGGCATGGGTACGACCATGACCGCGCTGTGGAAGACGAACGCCTCGATGCTGCTGGCGCACGTGGGCGACAGCCGCGCATACCTCCTGCGGGACGGCATTCTGCATCAGGTGACGGACGACCATTCGGTCGTAGCGGAGCTCATGCGAAGCGGTCTGCTCACGCCGGAAGAGGCGCGGAAGCATCCATATCGGAACGTCATCACGCGCGCGCTGGGCAGCGCGCCGAGCGTAGAGGTCGATCTGCGCGAGCACGAGCGGCATAAAGGGGATATCTGGCTGCTGTGCACGGACGGGCTCAGCAACATGCTGTCGGATCAGAAGATGCAGGAAATACTGAGCACCCTTCCGCCGGATCAGGCTGCGGACGAACTGCTGCATCTGGCGCTGGAAGCGGGCGGCACGGACAACATCACGTTCATCCTCGCGTTGGACGACGAGGAGGTGAATGCATGA
- the rlmN gene encoding 23S rRNA (adenine(2503)-C(2))-methyltransferase RlmN, translating to MSLLELLSMSQAEMGELLASWGQPAFRKKQLFSWLHQGTPFEQMLNLPNALRVRLRAEASENTVSVLETIESKIDGTVKLLYRLLDGNVIEGVLMRYKHGNTLCLSTQVGCKMGCAFCASTLDGCVRNLSAGEMLGQVVCANRVLGEGERVHNIVLMGSGEPLDNYENTTRFLRLLREPDGVNIGLRNVSLSTCGLVPQMYAFADEDLPVTLSVSLHAPNDDVRRKIMPVANRYSIEELIGACKNYIGKTGRRVIFEYALISGVNASVAQAHELSTLLRGMQCHVNLIPLNSVPERGLQGVSEREVSAFKAALEERHISVTRRREMGDDIEGACGQLRRKYIANTENE from the coding sequence ATGAGCTTGCTGGAACTTTTAAGCATGTCGCAGGCGGAAATGGGTGAGCTGCTCGCTTCCTGGGGCCAGCCCGCGTTTCGCAAAAAGCAGCTTTTTTCCTGGCTGCATCAGGGGACGCCGTTTGAACAGATGCTCAACCTTCCCAATGCCCTGCGCGTACGTCTGCGCGCGGAGGCGTCCGAAAACACCGTGTCCGTCCTGGAGACGATAGAATCTAAGATCGACGGCACCGTAAAGCTACTGTACCGCCTCCTGGATGGCAACGTCATTGAGGGCGTGCTCATGCGCTACAAGCACGGCAACACGCTTTGCCTTTCCACGCAGGTGGGCTGCAAGATGGGCTGTGCGTTTTGCGCTTCCACGCTCGACGGCTGCGTGCGCAACCTGAGCGCGGGCGAGATGCTGGGGCAGGTGGTCTGCGCCAACCGCGTGCTCGGTGAAGGGGAGCGCGTGCACAACATCGTGCTCATGGGCAGCGGAGAACCGCTGGACAACTATGAAAACACGACGCGCTTTCTGCGCCTGCTGCGTGAGCCGGACGGCGTCAATATCGGCCTTAGGAACGTGTCGCTTTCCACCTGCGGCCTGGTTCCGCAGATGTACGCCTTTGCGGATGAGGACCTGCCTGTGACGTTGTCGGTCTCTTTGCACGCGCCAAACGACGACGTCAGGAGAAAGATCATGCCGGTCGCGAACCGTTACAGCATCGAGGAGCTCATCGGCGCGTGTAAAAACTACATCGGGAAGACCGGACGGCGCGTGATTTTCGAGTATGCGCTCATCAGCGGCGTGAATGCCTCGGTCGCTCAGGCGCATGAGCTCTCGACCCTTCTGCGCGGCATGCAGTGCCATGTCAACCTCATCCCGCTTAACAGCGTCCCGGAGCGCGGGCTCCAAGGCGTGAGCGAACGGGAGGTATCCGCCTTCAAGGCAGCGCTGGAAGAACGGCACATTTCGGTCACGCGCAGGCGCGAGATGGGCGACGACATCGAGGGCGCCTGCGGACAGCTCCGCAGGAAGTACATCGCGAATACGGAAAACGAATGA
- the rsmB gene encoding 16S rRNA (cytosine(967)-C(5))-methyltransferase RsmB translates to MTNETRRPPYGRKPAPGTAKPVARKGAPFRKDMPSRPARREGNFVSQSARRVALDVLLEVSLQDAYASLALSHHLQGPIFLSDRDKRLVTELVYGTLENKIRLDYMIDSYLERKELDAVVREILRMAAYQLFFLDRVPDMAAVDEAVKLTRARAGENYTGLVNGVLRTMLREKDRVVYPKPDAEPARYLSVMFSLPVFLAQRLIDAYGPQTALAIAKYRQDEHEMTLRPNLERTTVEAFERFLCQSGIQFEPGLVPGAYRVKQPGDMTARAEYKSGLFSIQSESSMLAANALGARPGQSLLDACAAPGGKTAVLSETMHGTGRVYAWDLHEHRVTLIRAMAQRLHLDNVRAAQRDASQLREDLILTMDGVLLDAPCSGTGVMLSKPDIKYRQTQESVAALVSTQQKLLEACCQYVRPGGTLVYSTCSILPEENVEQVNAFLKAHSEFHLEPLGELLPEAIRPHEENGMIQLLAHRDGMDGFFIARMRRSEG, encoded by the coding sequence ATGACGAACGAAACCCGCCGACCGCCTTACGGGCGCAAACCCGCCCCGGGCACCGCAAAGCCCGTCGCGCGAAAGGGCGCGCCCTTTCGCAAGGACATGCCGTCCAGGCCCGCGCGCCGCGAGGGCAACTTCGTTTCACAGAGCGCCCGCCGCGTCGCGCTGGACGTTCTGCTGGAGGTGTCCCTGCAGGACGCATACGCGTCCCTGGCACTGAGCCATCACCTGCAGGGGCCCATTTTCCTTTCAGACCGCGACAAGCGCCTCGTGACGGAGCTGGTCTATGGAACGTTGGAAAATAAGATTCGTCTGGACTACATGATCGACAGCTATCTGGAGCGAAAAGAGCTCGACGCGGTGGTACGCGAGATCCTGCGCATGGCGGCCTATCAGCTCTTCTTTCTCGACCGTGTGCCGGACATGGCGGCGGTGGACGAAGCCGTCAAGCTCACGCGCGCCAGGGCAGGCGAGAACTACACGGGACTGGTGAACGGCGTACTGCGCACGATGCTGCGCGAAAAAGACCGCGTCGTCTATCCTAAGCCCGACGCGGAGCCCGCACGGTACCTCTCGGTAATGTTCAGCCTGCCGGTGTTCCTCGCGCAGCGGCTGATCGACGCCTACGGCCCGCAGACGGCCCTTGCGATCGCGAAATACCGCCAGGACGAACACGAGATGACGCTGCGGCCCAATCTGGAGCGAACGACGGTTGAGGCCTTTGAACGCTTTCTTTGTCAAAGCGGCATTCAGTTTGAACCCGGCCTTGTGCCGGGCGCGTATCGCGTAAAGCAGCCCGGCGACATGACGGCGCGAGCCGAATACAAGAGCGGCCTGTTCTCGATCCAGAGCGAGAGCTCTATGCTCGCGGCGAACGCCTTGGGCGCAAGGCCGGGACAGTCGCTGCTGGATGCCTGCGCCGCGCCCGGCGGCAAGACGGCGGTGCTCAGCGAGACGATGCACGGAACTGGCCGCGTCTACGCCTGGGATTTGCACGAGCATCGAGTCACCCTGATTCGTGCCATGGCGCAGAGGCTGCACCTGGACAACGTGCGTGCGGCGCAGCGGGACGCATCGCAGCTGAGAGAGGATCTCATTCTGACGATGGACGGCGTGCTGCTCGACGCGCCCTGCTCCGGCACCGGCGTCATGCTCTCAAAGCCGGACATCAAGTACCGCCAGACGCAGGAGAGCGTCGCGGCGCTCGTAAGCACCCAGCAGAAGCTGCTGGAGGCCTGCTGCCAGTATGTCCGTCCCGGCGGAACGCTGGTCTATTCGACCTGCTCAATTTTGCCGGAAGAGAACGTCGAGCAGGTGAACGCTTTTTTAAAGGCGCATTCGGAATTTCACCTGGAGCCGCTCGGGGAGTTGCTGCCGGAAGCGATTCGCCCACACGAAGAAAACGGAATGATTCAGCTGCTCGCGCATCGCGACGGCATGGACGGCTTCTTCATCGCCCGGATGCGCAGGTCGGAGGGATGA
- the fmt gene encoding methionyl-tRNA formyltransferase — MRIVFMGTPDFAVPSLRALVESDRYDVVGVVCQPDRPKGRSGRPQPCPTKEYAVLKGIPVFQFERIRRPEGVEAMRGLAPDIWVTAAFGQILSQELLDIPKFGTINVHASLLPAYRGSAPVNWCLINGERETGVTTMLTDKGMDTGDMMLRVKTPVGPEETAGELTERLAVMGAKLLMETLQAVEAGTCPREAQDPEKASYYPLLKKETGHIDWTMSAERIANLVRGVNPWPGAWTEMDAGVLKVWKAAAFHGDAGAVPGEVMTSDPRQGLVVSTGEGRLELMEIQAPGSKRMHAKDYLRGHAIPVGTRLGKGN; from the coding sequence ATGCGAATCGTTTTCATGGGTACGCCGGACTTCGCGGTGCCGAGCCTGCGCGCGCTGGTCGAATCCGACCGCTACGACGTCGTAGGCGTCGTCTGTCAGCCGGACCGGCCCAAGGGGCGCAGCGGCAGGCCCCAGCCCTGCCCGACCAAAGAATATGCGGTTTTAAAGGGGATTCCAGTCTTTCAGTTTGAACGCATACGCCGCCCGGAGGGTGTCGAGGCGATGCGCGGCCTTGCGCCGGACATCTGGGTTACGGCTGCGTTCGGTCAGATTCTTTCGCAGGAGCTGCTGGACATTCCCAAGTTCGGAACCATCAATGTGCACGCGTCTCTGCTGCCCGCATATCGCGGATCCGCGCCGGTCAACTGGTGCCTCATCAACGGCGAGCGCGAGACGGGCGTTACGACCATGCTCACGGACAAAGGAATGGACACGGGCGACATGATGCTGCGCGTAAAGACGCCGGTTGGCCCGGAGGAGACGGCGGGCGAATTGACGGAGCGGCTCGCCGTCATGGGGGCGAAGCTGCTGATGGAGACGCTTCAGGCGGTCGAGGCGGGAACCTGCCCCCGAGAGGCGCAGGACCCGGAGAAGGCCTCTTACTATCCCCTGCTGAAAAAGGAGACCGGACACATCGACTGGACGATGAGCGCGGAGCGCATCGCGAACCTCGTGCGCGGCGTCAATCCCTGGCCGGGGGCCTGGACGGAGATGGACGCGGGCGTTCTCAAGGTCTGGAAGGCCGCTGCGTTTCATGGCGATGCGGGCGCGGTTCCCGGAGAAGTAATGACGTCCGACCCCAGGCAGGGGCTCGTCGTCTCGACAGGCGAGGGACGCCTGGAGCTTATGGAAATACAGGCGCCGGGCAGCAAGCGAATGCATGCAAAGGATTATCTGCGAGGCCATGCGATCCCTGTGGGGACGCGCCTTGGAAAGGGCAATTAA